A window of the Myxococcus virescens genome harbors these coding sequences:
- a CDS encoding GNAT family N-acetyltransferase, producing MDTRHVVERALVREARPEDDAVVGELLVEAFLTQYAKKLPEVVYGDERKRELRDVASRRKVATVLVAEVDGQVVGTVALFKPGAPGSEAWLPNAADLRGLATAVSHHGTGLAQPLLDAAEARAREWGVDAVCLHVRRGAEGVGRMYQRRGFVREPVGDLDLPTVFLEGYVLRFKKD from the coding sequence ATGGACACCCGGCATGTCGTAGAGCGGGCCCTCGTTCGCGAGGCGCGGCCCGAGGATGACGCGGTGGTGGGGGAGTTGTTGGTGGAGGCCTTCCTCACCCAGTACGCGAAGAAGCTCCCGGAAGTCGTCTATGGCGACGAGCGCAAGCGCGAGCTGCGGGACGTCGCGTCCCGGCGCAAGGTGGCCACCGTGCTGGTCGCCGAGGTGGACGGGCAGGTGGTGGGCACCGTCGCGCTCTTCAAGCCCGGCGCCCCCGGCTCCGAGGCCTGGCTGCCCAACGCGGCCGACCTGCGCGGCCTGGCCACCGCCGTGAGCCACCATGGCACCGGGCTGGCCCAGCCCCTCCTGGACGCCGCCGAGGCCCGGGCTCGCGAGTGGGGCGTGGACGCCGTGTGCCTCCACGTCCGCAGGGGCGCGGAGGGCGTGGGGCGCATGTACCAGCGGCGCGGCTTCGTGCGCGAACCCGTGGGCGACCTGGACCTGCCCACGGTGTTCCTCGAAGGCTACGTGCTGCGCTTCAAGAAGGACTGA
- a CDS encoding MDR family MFS transporter, with protein MAPSAAPATDDAPPAFPAFTRSQKVFTLLGAVLGLLLAALDQTIVATAGPAIQADLRIPASLYPWLTTSYFVASTTMVPVWGKLSDLLGRRAVLAAGILIFLAGSFLCGVARSTVALILFRAVQGLGSAALFTAALAVVADLFEPRERGKYQGLFGAMFGLSSVVGPLAGGFITDHLGWHWVFFINLPVGAVALALVLSRMPRLKPQRDSRGGLDLVGAFALAVALVPLLLALSLGQTDGGDWAWTSWRILGLFALSAVGLVAFLWAERRAPEPLLDLTLFRLRAFSAGNAAVFIVGGAFLSGVVFLPLFMVNVVGLSATRSGLTVMPLTLGVVAGNVLSGQLVSRVGRYKALLLGSLVLLMAGFAVMAFTLTPDSTQAEVTAKMVLVGLGLGPSIPLYTMAIQNAVPPDQIGVGTAAATFFRQLGMTLGVALLGTVFASTLSSELEARMAQATSALPDSVKAEVTRAAPGVSGEGGPTGQVFRADEVKARVRAEFDAERRRAETTASPEARAKVDADERQALAAVDAADRALKMAFTRGVSAVYHVALFIAGAALLVTLFLPEQHLRRKRRRIESRASAPEQ; from the coding sequence ATGGCCCCGTCCGCCGCTCCCGCCACCGACGATGCGCCGCCCGCCTTCCCGGCGTTCACGCGCTCCCAGAAGGTCTTCACCCTGCTGGGTGCGGTGCTCGGGCTCTTGCTCGCCGCGTTGGACCAGACGATTGTCGCCACCGCGGGACCGGCCATCCAGGCCGACCTGCGAATCCCCGCCTCGCTCTACCCGTGGCTCACCACGTCGTACTTCGTCGCGTCGACGACGATGGTGCCCGTGTGGGGCAAGCTGTCGGACCTGCTGGGCCGGCGCGCGGTGTTGGCCGCGGGCATCCTCATCTTCCTCGCGGGCAGCTTCCTGTGCGGGGTGGCGCGCTCCACGGTGGCGCTCATCCTCTTCCGCGCCGTGCAGGGGCTGGGCAGCGCGGCGCTGTTCACCGCCGCGCTGGCGGTGGTGGCCGACCTCTTCGAGCCCCGTGAGCGCGGCAAGTACCAGGGCCTCTTCGGCGCCATGTTCGGCCTGTCCAGCGTGGTGGGGCCGCTGGCCGGTGGGTTCATCACCGACCACCTGGGCTGGCACTGGGTGTTCTTCATCAACCTGCCCGTGGGCGCGGTGGCGCTGGCGCTGGTGCTGTCGCGCATGCCACGGCTGAAGCCCCAGCGTGACTCCCGAGGCGGACTGGATTTGGTGGGAGCGTTCGCGCTCGCGGTGGCGCTGGTACCGCTGCTGCTGGCGCTCAGCCTGGGGCAGACAGACGGCGGCGACTGGGCCTGGACGTCGTGGCGCATCCTGGGGCTGTTCGCGCTGTCGGCGGTGGGCCTGGTGGCCTTCCTCTGGGCGGAGCGGCGCGCGCCCGAGCCGCTGCTCGACCTGACGCTGTTCCGCCTGCGGGCCTTCAGCGCGGGCAACGCGGCGGTGTTCATCGTCGGCGGGGCGTTCCTGTCGGGCGTCGTCTTCCTCCCGCTGTTCATGGTGAACGTGGTGGGGCTGTCGGCGACGCGCTCGGGGCTGACGGTCATGCCGCTGACGCTGGGCGTGGTGGCGGGGAACGTGCTGAGCGGGCAGCTCGTGTCCAGGGTGGGTCGCTACAAGGCGCTGCTGCTGGGCTCGCTGGTGCTGCTGATGGCGGGCTTCGCCGTCATGGCCTTCACGCTGACGCCGGACTCCACCCAGGCGGAGGTGACGGCGAAGATGGTGCTGGTGGGCCTGGGGCTGGGGCCTTCGATTCCGCTCTACACGATGGCCATCCAGAACGCGGTGCCGCCGGACCAGATTGGCGTGGGCACCGCGGCGGCCACGTTCTTCCGGCAGCTGGGCATGACGTTGGGCGTGGCGCTGCTGGGGACGGTGTTCGCGTCCACGCTGTCCTCGGAGCTGGAGGCGCGCATGGCGCAGGCCACGTCGGCGCTCCCGGACTCCGTGAAGGCCGAGGTGACGCGCGCCGCGCCGGGCGTCAGTGGCGAAGGCGGACCCACCGGGCAGGTGTTCCGCGCGGATGAGGTGAAGGCGCGGGTGCGCGCGGAGTTCGACGCCGAGCGGCGCCGTGCGGAGACAACGGCCTCTCCCGAGGCCCGGGCGAAGGTGGACGCAGACGAGCGGCAGGCACTGGCGGCGGTGGACGCGGCGGACCGGGCGCTGAAGATGGCGTTCACTCGCGGCGTCTCCGCCGTGTACCACGTGGCCCTGTTCATCGCCGGCGCGGCGCTGCTGGTGACACTGTTCCTTCCGGAGCAGCACCTGCGCCGCAAGCGCCGGCGCATCGAGTCGCGTGCCAGCGCCCCGGAGCAGTAG
- a CDS encoding ABC transporter permease, with the protein MMAIWDTLRLAFGTFRSNLLRSFLTLLGIVIGATTVVSMMGLIEGLRIQVNESMSELGSDCFQVQRLPFGGNLSLAELARRPRLNEGDLEAIRLQPSVLLAAAEDSKGGQKVSTPQRESRPNVTIWAGTPEYFQTNSVVVEFGRPFTDAEYLDGRRVAVIGQDLADTLFPGVQPLGQNIRILGRSFQVIGTLKRRGSFMGGGSQDNQVMMPLSVYKALFGVRNYRVSVQAQSAEVLQRAQDEVTLLMRRRHNLKPLEEDDFFVFSNESATEMFNNISKVISAASFGVCMLSLLVGGIGILNIMLVAVTERTREIGIRKALGAKKRRILAQFAIEAVVLSLVGGALGVGLGMGLAQLAKWMVGLPAQVPAWAVMLSLAMSSGVGLLFGIYPAARAAKLDPVEAMRTD; encoded by the coding sequence ATGATGGCAATCTGGGACACCCTGCGGCTGGCGTTCGGAACGTTCCGTTCCAACCTGCTGCGCTCCTTCCTGACGCTGCTGGGCATCGTCATTGGCGCCACCACGGTGGTGTCGATGATGGGGCTCATCGAGGGCCTGCGCATCCAGGTGAACGAGAGCATGTCCGAGCTGGGCTCCGACTGCTTCCAGGTGCAGCGGCTGCCCTTCGGCGGAAACCTGTCCCTGGCGGAGCTGGCGCGGCGGCCCCGGCTGAACGAGGGCGACCTGGAGGCCATCCGGTTGCAGCCGTCGGTGCTGCTGGCGGCGGCGGAGGACTCCAAGGGTGGACAGAAGGTGTCCACGCCGCAGCGCGAGTCGCGCCCCAATGTGACCATCTGGGCCGGCACGCCGGAGTACTTCCAGACGAACTCGGTGGTGGTGGAGTTCGGGCGGCCCTTCACGGACGCGGAGTACCTGGATGGCCGCCGCGTGGCGGTGATTGGCCAGGACCTGGCGGACACGTTGTTCCCGGGCGTGCAGCCCCTGGGGCAGAACATCCGCATCCTGGGGCGCAGCTTCCAGGTGATTGGCACGCTGAAGCGCCGCGGCAGCTTCATGGGCGGAGGCAGCCAGGACAACCAGGTGATGATGCCGCTGTCCGTCTACAAGGCGCTGTTCGGGGTGCGCAACTACCGGGTGAGCGTCCAGGCCCAGTCGGCGGAGGTGCTCCAGCGCGCGCAGGACGAGGTGACGCTGCTGATGCGGCGGCGCCACAACCTGAAGCCGCTGGAGGAGGATGACTTCTTCGTGTTCTCCAACGAGAGCGCCACGGAGATGTTCAACAACATCTCGAAGGTGATTTCCGCGGCCAGCTTCGGCGTGTGCATGCTGTCGCTGCTGGTGGGCGGCATCGGCATCCTGAACATCATGCTGGTGGCGGTGACGGAGCGCACCCGGGAGATTGGCATCCGCAAGGCGCTGGGCGCGAAGAAGCGCCGCATCCTCGCGCAGTTCGCCATCGAGGCGGTGGTGCTGTCGCTGGTGGGTGGCGCGTTGGGCGTGGGCCTGGGCATGGGCCTGGCGCAGCTGGCGAAGTGGATGGTGGGGCTGCCCGCGCAGGTGCCGGCCTGGGCGGTGATGCTGTCGCTGGCCATGAGCAGCGGCGTGGGCCTGCTGTTCGGCATCTACCCGGCCGCGCGCGCCGCGAAGCTGGACCCCGTGGAGGCCATGCGGACGGACTGA
- a CDS encoding ABC transporter permease has product MSIRVDVWEGARIALFSLRSNRLRTVLTTVGIGVGVCTLLAIVGIIQGINRSFEDQLSSIGANTLQISKFPWTLNGDWWSYRNRKDLSADLVPPILNASEHVLAAAPLFFERVEGRFLDRKIGSVLLVGTTPDYATVGSFTLERGRFLTHADVDNRAQVAVIGAELVRSLFPGVNPLGQRILFEGKPFRVVGTLEAKGTILGENQDLVVVVPSRTFLAHFGKKRSPNIAVALTSPEHAPAVVDKLTAVLRRERNTPPGVPDDFAINRPDQLASMYAQLTGALYGAAMGVGLITLLVGGIGIMNIMLVSVRERTREIGVRRALGARKRTIILQFLMEASCVSALGGTLGTVVGLGLARIVSLITPLAAAVEPLTVVAGVGFAAMVGLLFGIWPAARAANLDPVEALRHE; this is encoded by the coding sequence GTGAGCATCCGGGTCGATGTGTGGGAGGGGGCGCGCATCGCGCTGTTCTCGCTCCGTTCCAACCGCCTGCGGACCGTGCTGACGACGGTGGGCATTGGCGTGGGGGTGTGCACGCTGCTGGCCATCGTCGGCATCATCCAGGGCATCAACCGCTCCTTCGAGGACCAGCTTTCGAGCATTGGCGCCAACACGCTCCAAATCTCGAAGTTCCCCTGGACGCTCAACGGCGACTGGTGGTCGTACCGCAACCGCAAGGACCTGAGCGCGGACCTGGTGCCGCCCATCCTCAACGCGTCCGAGCACGTGCTGGCCGCGGCGCCGCTCTTCTTCGAGCGCGTGGAGGGCCGCTTCCTGGACCGCAAAATCGGCTCGGTGCTGCTGGTGGGCACCACGCCGGACTACGCCACGGTGGGCTCGTTCACCCTGGAGCGGGGCCGCTTCCTCACCCACGCGGACGTGGACAACCGGGCGCAGGTGGCCGTCATCGGCGCGGAGCTCGTGCGCTCGCTCTTCCCCGGAGTGAACCCGCTGGGGCAGCGCATCCTCTTCGAGGGCAAGCCCTTCCGCGTGGTGGGAACCCTGGAGGCCAAGGGCACCATCCTGGGAGAGAACCAGGACCTGGTGGTGGTGGTGCCCTCCCGCACCTTCCTGGCGCACTTCGGCAAGAAGCGCTCACCCAACATCGCGGTGGCCCTCACGTCGCCGGAGCATGCGCCAGCGGTGGTGGACAAGCTCACCGCGGTGCTCCGCCGGGAGCGCAACACGCCGCCGGGAGTGCCGGACGACTTCGCCATCAACCGGCCGGACCAGCTGGCCAGCATGTACGCGCAGCTCACCGGGGCGCTCTATGGCGCGGCCATGGGCGTGGGCCTCATCACGCTGCTGGTGGGCGGCATCGGCATCATGAACATCATGTTGGTGTCGGTGCGCGAGCGGACGCGGGAGATTGGCGTCCGGCGGGCGCTGGGGGCCCGCAAGCGCACCATCATCCTCCAGTTCCTGATGGAGGCCTCCTGCGTGTCCGCCCTGGGCGGCACCCTGGGGACGGTGGTGGGCCTGGGACTGGCGCGCATCGTGTCCTTGATTACGCCGCTGGCGGCGGCGGTGGAGCCGCTGACGGTGGTGGCGGGCGTGGGGTTCGCGGCGATGGTGGGGCTGCTGTTCGGCATCTGGCCGGCGGCGCGGGCGGCGAACCTGGACCCGGTGGAAGCGCTTCGCCACGAGTGA
- a CDS encoding phospholipase D-like domain-containing protein, with product MKLAWLVPVVLIAAGCPAPNHRHDLRLRALPGSSPEARSLAFFQSLGVALVPGHRVELVENGFIFDAIEEEILAARTSIHITSYIWRPGEPSDRLVRALAARRPGVACRVLVDPLGSVNFEAVIPALAASGCDARYFRPIQGDFVALDAVRLRARNHRKMVVRDGEVGITGGWGIWKSWMGNAQGADYWRDMNIRVEGPAVREMQVAFAQNWQEAGGDFLPATDFPEPRYAGDARAGFVASTDNRFLSDARRMTLLTIAAAKERLWIANSYFIPSDAISDMLLEKVKQGVDVRVLVPGRHHDVGPVHAAQRASYARLLEGGVRIWEYELSMMHSKTMLVDDSLSVVGSTNMDPLALTTLEECSVVVEDPTLAAQLAASFEKDLRHSREIHWSGWKRRGLLQKLGERLPWFIGNYL from the coding sequence GTGAAGCTCGCCTGGCTCGTGCCCGTGGTGTTGATTGCCGCCGGGTGTCCCGCTCCCAATCACCGGCATGACCTGCGCCTGCGCGCGTTGCCGGGGAGCAGCCCGGAGGCGCGCTCGCTCGCGTTCTTCCAGTCATTGGGCGTGGCGCTGGTGCCAGGGCACCGCGTGGAGTTGGTGGAGAACGGCTTCATCTTCGACGCCATCGAGGAGGAGATTCTCGCCGCGCGCACCAGCATCCACATCACCAGCTACATCTGGCGGCCCGGTGAGCCGTCGGACCGGCTGGTGCGGGCGCTGGCGGCGCGGCGGCCCGGGGTGGCGTGCCGCGTGCTCGTGGACCCATTGGGCAGCGTCAACTTCGAGGCGGTGATTCCCGCGCTGGCGGCCAGCGGCTGTGACGCGCGCTACTTCCGGCCCATCCAAGGCGACTTCGTGGCCCTGGACGCGGTCCGCCTCCGGGCGCGGAACCACCGGAAGATGGTGGTGCGGGATGGCGAGGTGGGCATCACCGGCGGCTGGGGCATCTGGAAGAGCTGGATGGGCAATGCGCAGGGCGCGGATTATTGGCGCGACATGAACATCCGCGTGGAGGGCCCGGCTGTGCGGGAGATGCAGGTCGCCTTCGCGCAGAACTGGCAGGAGGCGGGTGGAGACTTCCTGCCGGCGACGGACTTCCCGGAGCCTCGCTACGCGGGGGATGCGCGCGCGGGCTTCGTGGCCAGCACGGACAACCGCTTCCTGTCGGACGCGCGGCGGATGACGCTGCTCACCATCGCGGCGGCGAAGGAGCGGCTCTGGATTGCGAACTCCTACTTCATTCCCTCCGACGCCATCAGTGACATGTTGCTGGAGAAGGTGAAGCAAGGCGTGGACGTGCGGGTGCTGGTGCCCGGGCGGCACCATGACGTGGGGCCCGTGCACGCGGCGCAGCGGGCGTCCTATGCGCGCTTGCTGGAGGGCGGCGTGCGCATCTGGGAGTACGAGCTGTCGATGATGCATTCCAAGACGATGCTCGTGGATGACTCCCTGTCCGTCGTGGGCTCCACCAACATGGACCCGCTGGCGTTGACGACGCTGGAGGAGTGCTCGGTGGTGGTGGAGGACCCGACGCTGGCGGCGCAGCTCGCCGCATCTTTTGAGAAAGATTTACGCCACTCGCGAGAAATCCACTGGAGCGGGTGGAAGCGGCGCGGGCTCTTGCAGAAGCTGGGCGAGCGGCTGCCGTGGTTCATCGGCAACTATCTCTGA
- a CDS encoding PQQ-binding-like beta-propeller repeat protein → MLYTCGYCNASIDTQGEKAPRPEYQAPAVTGAGGNTGGLLVGGILSVCFTAGLVAFYSFNSATSSTDGPTPTSVPGPSPVVAAPPPVAEKKAKFQWNSQGVPLAVDLNGDGTDDIIGRIRRHSSVPGKTETRDQVAAFDGKSFELLWEADLEGTASDLSGAVHVVHQGDRVVMSEPGAVHLLEPKTGKPLGRVALSDKPNSLCIPKGDTESVWVEVVDGQNLSFNTKTATARPAIEPPPACAPVKWNHQLCFVPVFRKSPVPCERPRNLPAVPGFRAEHVYKLEDLDVAMGERSPGSRVPMVAVFRRGEKAALWTENVADMDPRNVKESTVDVVDFSEGALFMVYALKEGGEQLVRRDLLTGRVGWDVPIPNSKSGSGVSQIKEHGGRVYVPHWVWLDVFDAKTGNLIGTLGTW, encoded by the coding sequence GTGCTCTACACCTGTGGCTACTGCAATGCCTCCATCGACACGCAGGGCGAGAAGGCGCCGCGTCCCGAGTACCAGGCGCCGGCCGTGACGGGGGCGGGCGGGAACACGGGCGGCCTGTTGGTGGGAGGCATCCTGTCGGTCTGTTTCACGGCGGGGCTCGTGGCCTTTTACAGCTTCAACTCCGCTACGTCGTCCACCGACGGGCCCACCCCCACGAGCGTCCCGGGGCCGTCTCCTGTCGTCGCTGCGCCGCCACCCGTGGCGGAGAAGAAGGCGAAGTTCCAATGGAACTCCCAGGGTGTTCCCCTCGCCGTGGACCTCAACGGCGACGGAACGGACGACATCATCGGCCGTATCCGTCGCCACAGTTCCGTTCCCGGAAAGACGGAGACGCGCGACCAGGTTGCCGCGTTCGATGGGAAGTCGTTCGAGCTGCTCTGGGAAGCGGACCTCGAGGGGACGGCCTCGGACTTGTCCGGCGCGGTGCACGTTGTTCACCAGGGTGACCGCGTGGTGATGAGTGAGCCGGGCGCGGTGCACCTCCTCGAGCCGAAGACGGGCAAGCCGCTCGGGCGGGTGGCGCTCTCGGACAAGCCCAACAGTCTCTGCATCCCGAAGGGCGACACCGAGTCCGTCTGGGTCGAGGTGGTGGATGGGCAGAACCTCTCGTTCAACACGAAGACGGCGACCGCCCGGCCCGCCATCGAGCCTCCGCCCGCCTGCGCGCCGGTCAAATGGAACCACCAGCTCTGTTTCGTTCCGGTGTTCAGGAAGAGTCCCGTCCCTTGTGAGCGCCCGCGCAACCTTCCCGCCGTTCCGGGATTCCGGGCGGAGCACGTCTACAAGCTCGAGGACCTGGACGTCGCGATGGGTGAACGGAGCCCTGGGAGCCGGGTGCCCATGGTGGCGGTGTTCCGGCGGGGCGAGAAGGCCGCGCTGTGGACGGAGAACGTCGCGGACATGGACCCCAGGAACGTGAAGGAGTCCACGGTGGACGTCGTCGACTTCTCCGAGGGCGCGCTCTTCATGGTCTACGCGTTGAAGGAGGGCGGGGAGCAGCTCGTTCGTAGGGACCTGCTGACGGGGCGCGTGGGGTGGGACGTCCCCATCCCCAACTCCAAGAGCGGCTCGGGGGTGTCCCAGATCAAGGAGCACGGCGGGCGCGTCTATGTCCCTCATTGGGTGTGGCTGGATGTCTTCGACGCGAAGACGGGCAACCTGATTGGCACCCTGGGCACGTGGTGA
- a CDS encoding type VI secretion system contractile sheath small subunit — protein sequence MSQNGSSAESARVRWLVVGAFSPSPSGRRFPLTVNTFGDELARAASGLRVTVADRLGAGDARTVELSFDRLRAFSYADVITRVPELRALQHLHESLSTSDPLRTLTPDEAATRVATVTGPGRLPDAVAQALRAASTPPAPTAPAAPTESGEDLVETLLSRADASTPAAASRAVDAFLRAINPRAPATPAPVVTPEAATRQTARDLVEEALLLTAKDLLGAEPVAHLESAWRGLKWLLDQVPASSGISVEVLDVARAGLLDAVQGALGAEPFERPDAVFIVDATDDVALLGKLAAMGERAQLPVVAAVSAALLGVAQAELAVALEEEREHVSEAWTELRQDESARWLCAVINRAVVASEGRGAARRVSFTSPALAVAAMLAASFRDTSAFARIMGQQGGLKAPAMWELPTGRDTGLSIPTEHFLPIRAQARLEERGILGLGSGRNADAVLLAAAPMVFGGGYAVPLPAQLLTGRIVRFATWVRDQLPAGTGGDDVDAIFSQAAEVFLFRGATENGQLRGQLVATDNGRGVHVTATVRPEHAGTRFQLAFTLPLRG from the coding sequence ATGAGCCAGAACGGAAGCAGTGCCGAAAGCGCGCGCGTGCGCTGGCTGGTGGTGGGTGCCTTCTCCCCGTCTCCCTCGGGTCGGCGCTTCCCGCTCACGGTGAACACCTTCGGGGATGAGCTCGCGCGCGCCGCCAGTGGGCTCCGCGTCACCGTGGCGGACCGGCTGGGCGCGGGTGACGCACGCACCGTCGAGCTGTCCTTCGACCGGCTGCGCGCCTTCAGCTACGCGGACGTCATCACCCGCGTCCCGGAGCTGCGCGCCCTGCAGCACCTGCATGAATCACTGTCCACGTCCGACCCGCTGCGCACGCTGACGCCCGACGAGGCCGCCACACGCGTGGCCACCGTCACCGGCCCGGGCCGCCTGCCGGACGCGGTGGCCCAGGCCCTGCGCGCGGCCTCCACGCCGCCCGCCCCCACCGCGCCTGCCGCGCCCACCGAATCCGGCGAGGACCTGGTGGAGACGCTCCTCAGCCGCGCCGACGCGAGCACGCCCGCCGCCGCGTCTCGCGCGGTGGATGCCTTCCTGCGCGCCATCAATCCGCGCGCGCCCGCCACGCCCGCGCCCGTCGTCACACCGGAGGCCGCCACCCGGCAGACGGCCCGGGATTTGGTGGAGGAAGCGCTGCTCCTCACGGCGAAGGACCTGCTCGGCGCCGAGCCCGTGGCCCACCTGGAGTCCGCGTGGCGCGGCCTCAAGTGGCTGCTGGACCAGGTGCCCGCGTCCTCGGGCATCTCCGTGGAGGTGCTGGACGTGGCGCGCGCCGGGCTGCTGGACGCCGTGCAGGGCGCGCTGGGCGCCGAGCCCTTCGAACGCCCTGACGCCGTCTTCATCGTGGATGCCACCGACGACGTCGCCCTCCTGGGCAAGCTCGCGGCCATGGGCGAGCGCGCGCAGCTCCCCGTGGTGGCCGCCGTGTCCGCGGCGCTCCTGGGCGTGGCGCAGGCGGAGCTGGCCGTGGCGCTGGAGGAGGAGCGCGAGCACGTCTCCGAGGCCTGGACGGAGCTGCGCCAGGACGAGTCCGCGCGCTGGCTGTGCGCCGTCATCAACCGCGCGGTGGTGGCCAGCGAGGGTCGCGGCGCGGCCCGGCGCGTGAGCTTCACCAGCCCCGCGCTGGCGGTGGCGGCGATGCTGGCGGCCAGCTTCCGGGACACCAGCGCCTTCGCGCGCATCATGGGTCAGCAGGGCGGCCTGAAAGCGCCGGCCATGTGGGAGCTGCCCACCGGCCGCGATACCGGGCTGAGCATTCCCACCGAGCACTTCCTCCCCATCCGGGCGCAGGCGCGGCTGGAGGAGCGCGGCATCCTGGGCCTGGGCAGCGGGCGCAACGCGGACGCGGTGCTGCTGGCCGCCGCGCCCATGGTGTTCGGCGGAGGCTACGCGGTGCCGCTGCCCGCGCAGCTGCTCACCGGGCGCATCGTGCGCTTCGCCACCTGGGTGCGGGACCAGCTGCCCGCGGGCACCGGCGGCGACGACGTGGACGCCATCTTCTCGCAGGCCGCGGAGGTGTTCCTCTTCCGGGGCGCCACGGAGAACGGGCAGCTGCGCGGCCAGTTGGTGGCCACGGACAACGGCCGCGGCGTGCACGTCACCGCCACCGTCCGCCCGGAGCACGCGGGCACGCGCTTCCAGCTCGCCTTCACCCTGCCGCTGCGCGGCTGA